The Pseudomonadota bacterium genome window below encodes:
- a CDS encoding F0F1 ATP synthase subunit C translates to MEQALLFIAGALMMGLGALGAAVGIGILGGRFLEGAARQPELIPMLRIQFFIVMGLVDAVPMIAVGIAFYVLFAVAG, encoded by the coding sequence ATGGAGCAAGCGTTACTGTTTATCGCAGGTGCGTTGATGATGGGCCTGGGTGCTTTGGGCGCCGCCGTCGGCATCGGTATCCTGGGTGGTCGTTTCCTGGAAGGTGCTGCGCGTCAGCCCGAACTGATTCCCATGCTGCGTATCCAGTTCTTCATCGTCATGGGTCTGGTCGACGCCGTGCCGATGATCGCGGTCGGTATTGCGTTCTACGTCCTGTTTGCGGTAGCGGGCTAA